One Qipengyuania gaetbuli genomic region harbors:
- the fabD gene encoding ACP S-malonyltransferase, whose translation MTAFIFPGQGSQKVGMGVDLAEASAHAREVFEEVDDALNQKLSAVMKDGPEGELTLTSNAQPAIMANSIATLRVLEKEFGVVLADKAACVAGHSLGEYSALCAAGAFCLAESAKLLRLRGIAMQDAVPIGVGAMAALLGADIEKATALAAAAAEGQVCEVANDNDPTQVVISGHAEAIDRAIELAKDHGIKRGIKLPVSAPFHCSLMEPAARRMEAALAETAPSAFTVPIFANVTASRVTDPAEEQHLLVEQVTGRVRWRESVIAMREGGIERFVELGGKVLGPMVGRIDKEATTISLVTMEDLENFAKENA comes from the coding sequence CATGCCCGCGAGGTGTTCGAGGAAGTCGACGACGCGCTGAACCAGAAGCTTTCCGCCGTGATGAAGGACGGGCCTGAAGGCGAACTGACGCTTACCTCCAACGCCCAGCCTGCGATCATGGCGAACTCGATTGCCACCTTGCGCGTGCTGGAAAAGGAATTCGGCGTCGTGCTGGCCGACAAGGCCGCCTGCGTCGCGGGCCATTCGCTCGGCGAATACAGCGCGCTGTGCGCGGCGGGCGCTTTCTGCCTTGCCGAGTCCGCCAAGCTGCTGCGCCTGCGCGGTATCGCCATGCAGGACGCGGTTCCGATCGGCGTGGGCGCGATGGCCGCGCTGCTGGGGGCCGATATCGAAAAGGCAACCGCGCTCGCCGCTGCCGCTGCCGAAGGGCAGGTGTGCGAAGTCGCCAACGACAACGATCCCACGCAGGTCGTCATTTCCGGCCATGCCGAAGCGATCGACCGCGCCATCGAACTGGCCAAGGATCACGGGATCAAGCGCGGCATCAAGCTGCCCGTATCCGCACCCTTCCATTGTTCGCTGATGGAGCCGGCCGCCCGCCGGATGGAAGCCGCGCTGGCGGAAACCGCGCCCTCGGCCTTCACCGTCCCGATCTTCGCCAATGTGACCGCTTCGCGCGTCACCGATCCTGCCGAGGAACAGCACCTGCTGGTCGAGCAGGTCACCGGCCGCGTGCGCTGGCGCGAAAGCGTCATCGCCATGCGCGAGGGAGGTATCGAACGCTTCGTCGAACTGGGCGGCAAGGTGCTCGGCCCGATGGTCGGGCGCATCGACAAGGAGGCGACCACCATCAGCCTCGTCACCATGGAAGACCTCGAGAATTTCGCCAAGGAGAACGCATGA
- the fabG gene encoding 3-oxoacyl-[acyl-carrier-protein] reductase — MFSLEGKTALVTGASGGIGSSIARALARQGARLALSGSNAAKLRAFREELNDEFGHDHVEITCNLSDTKQVEELIPATVDTLGRMDILVNNAGITRDNLAMRMKDEEWDEVIRINLEASFRLMRASARPMMKAKGGRIISITSVVGHTGNPGQMNYTAAKGGLTAMSKSLAQELASRNITVNCVAPGFIRTAMTDALTDDQKGAINSRIPMGRMGEGDEIGAAVAYLASDEAAYVTGQTIHVNGGMAMMG; from the coding sequence ATGTTCAGCCTCGAAGGAAAGACCGCCCTCGTTACCGGCGCCAGCGGCGGCATCGGTTCCTCGATCGCCCGCGCTCTTGCTCGCCAGGGCGCCCGCCTCGCGCTGTCGGGCTCCAACGCGGCCAAGTTGCGCGCCTTCCGCGAGGAGCTGAACGACGAATTCGGGCACGACCATGTCGAGATCACCTGCAATTTGTCCGACACGAAGCAGGTCGAAGAACTGATCCCGGCGACCGTCGACACGCTCGGCCGGATGGACATCCTCGTCAATAATGCCGGCATTACGCGCGACAACCTCGCCATGCGCATGAAGGACGAGGAATGGGACGAGGTGATCCGCATCAACCTCGAGGCGAGCTTCCGCCTGATGCGCGCCAGCGCGCGTCCGATGATGAAGGCCAAGGGCGGTCGCATCATCTCGATCACCAGCGTGGTCGGCCACACCGGCAATCCGGGCCAGATGAACTATACTGCGGCCAAGGGCGGCCTCACTGCCATGTCGAAGAGCCTCGCGCAGGAACTCGCCAGCCGCAACATCACGGTGAACTGCGTCGCACCGGGCTTCATTCGCACGGCGATGACCGATGCGCTGACCGACGACCAGAAGGGCGCGATCAATTCGCGCATTCCCATGGGCCGCATGGGCGAGGGTGACGAGATCGGCGCTGCCGTGGCCTATCTCGCCAGCGACGAGGCGGCCTATGTCACCGGCCAGACCATCCATGTGAACGGCGGCATGGCGATGATGGGATAA